One Thalassotalea hakodatensis DNA segment encodes these proteins:
- a CDS encoding DUF4097 family beta strand repeat-containing protein, translated as MKNEILLTLSLLMLSSATLADVKDEIKQTFNVNSSAAEFRLNNVNGDVDIIGWKKDIISVTAIITAEDQEGRNRIEVDMQENSRGVSVETRYKKTNWNNNSSGSVDYEVNVPVGTRLSDIELVNGSLTIKNVSGAMKLQTVNGGIDATGLANNSEISSVNGSVDVSYIDGIEQLDDISIETVNGRVVLSLPANINADVEVETMHGNIKNDFGLSAKKNMFTGRSLEGMIGSGDVQVDIETVNGSVKIKKN; from the coding sequence ATGAAAAATGAAATATTATTAACCCTTAGCTTATTAATGTTAAGTTCAGCAACACTTGCAGACGTAAAAGATGAAATTAAACAAACGTTTAATGTTAATTCTTCAGCGGCTGAGTTTCGCTTAAATAACGTTAACGGCGATGTTGATATTATTGGGTGGAAAAAAGATATTATCAGCGTCACAGCAATTATTACTGCAGAAGATCAAGAAGGAAGAAATCGGATAGAAGTGGATATGCAGGAAAATAGCCGAGGTGTTTCGGTAGAAACACGTTATAAAAAAACTAATTGGAATAATAACTCTTCAGGCAGTGTTGATTACGAAGTTAACGTGCCAGTAGGTACTAGGTTATCAGATATTGAACTAGTTAATGGTTCATTAACGATTAAAAATGTATCAGGAGCGATGAAATTACAAACTGTAAATGGTGGCATTGATGCGACAGGATTAGCAAATAATAGCGAGATCAGTTCTGTTAACGGTAGTGTTGATGTTAGCTATATTGATGGTATAGAACAGCTTGATGACATTAGTATTGAAACCGTTAATGGCCGTGTTGTTTTATCATTACCAGCAAATATAAATGCTGATGTTGAAGTGGAAACTATGCACGGAAATATTAAAAATGATTTTGGTCTTAGCGCAAAGAAGAACATGTTTACGGGTAGATCGTTGGAAGGCATGATTGGCAGTGGTGATGTGCAGGTAGACATTGAAACAGTCAATGGTAGCGTAAAGATTAAGAAAAATTAG
- a CDS encoding CinA family nicotinamide mononucleotide deamidase-related protein produces MSRLNIQLLLTGDEIMNGDIVDSNSAMIAQQLIPFGLKIAKKTTVSDDLSLLIEEINTLSQQADILIINGGLGPTVDDLTAQALATAINVPIEKNNQAYQHVLNWCDKRSYPITDACIKQAMLPKGVDIIANDIGSAVGFSIVHHQCHIYCTPGVPRELAIMLEQHIIPQFADNVTQNFAYQVRKLQVFGIGESSIQQLIHNHFPKWPAEISLGFRACTPMLEVKLTTHKKNTLPLLQQWQEKIHHLLGDHVLCQFDGAPPTMAEHVLSLLQEKNLKITTAESCTGGLIASLLTDISGASESFEAGFVTYSNHMKQTLLDVPEELLVEHGAVSESVVKAMVLGAIKKSNADFGIAVSGIAGPHGGSDEKPVGTVWIAWGTSTTIRTVKFIIKSDRQSFQISVAHRALDLLRREILMSKQSPMYKK; encoded by the coding sequence ATGTCTAGATTAAACATTCAATTATTGTTAACTGGCGATGAAATCATGAACGGTGATATCGTCGATTCAAACTCTGCGATGATCGCACAACAATTAATCCCTTTTGGCTTAAAAATAGCAAAAAAAACGACAGTTTCTGATGATTTATCATTACTGATCGAAGAAATAAATACATTAAGTCAACAAGCAGACATATTAATTATCAACGGAGGTCTTGGTCCAACGGTAGATGATTTAACAGCCCAAGCATTAGCTACAGCCATTAATGTTCCTATTGAAAAAAACAATCAAGCCTATCAACATGTACTAAATTGGTGCGATAAAAGAAGCTACCCGATTACAGACGCCTGTATCAAACAAGCAATGCTACCAAAAGGTGTAGACATCATTGCAAATGATATTGGTAGCGCAGTGGGATTTTCTATTGTTCATCACCAATGCCATATTTACTGCACGCCTGGTGTTCCTCGTGAATTAGCAATAATGTTAGAGCAACATATTATTCCGCAATTTGCAGACAACGTAACACAAAATTTCGCATATCAAGTCAGAAAACTTCAAGTCTTCGGTATTGGTGAGTCTTCTATTCAACAATTAATACATAATCATTTCCCAAAGTGGCCTGCTGAAATCTCATTAGGTTTTCGAGCTTGCACACCGATGTTAGAAGTGAAGTTAACAACACACAAAAAAAATACCCTACCTCTGCTGCAACAGTGGCAAGAAAAAATACATCATTTATTAGGAGATCACGTGTTATGCCAATTTGATGGAGCACCTCCAACAATGGCAGAGCATGTTTTATCTTTATTGCAGGAAAAAAATCTAAAAATTACCACCGCTGAATCATGCACCGGTGGATTGATAGCCAGTTTGCTTACTGATATCTCAGGTGCATCAGAATCGTTTGAGGCTGGCTTTGTTACTTATTCTAATCATATGAAACAAACCTTACTTGATGTGCCTGAAGAACTATTAGTAGAGCATGGGGCAGTAAGCGAATCCGTCGTTAAAGCAATGGTACTTGGTGCAATAAAAAAATCAAATGCTGATTTTGGAATTGCCGTTTCTGGTATTGCTGGTCCGCATGGAGGCAGTGATGAAAAACCAGTGGGAACCGTTTGGATAGCTTGGGGCACTTCTACTACGATTAGAACAGTAAAATTTATAATAAAATCTGACAGACAATCATTCCAAATATCTGTTGCTCATCGAGCTTTAGATTTACTGAGACGTGAGATATTAATGAGCAAACAGTCACCAATGTACAAAAAATAA